The following coding sequences lie in one Cannabis sativa cultivar Pink pepper isolate KNU-18-1 chromosome 5, ASM2916894v1, whole genome shotgun sequence genomic window:
- the LOC115716940 gene encoding E3 ubiquitin-protein ligase SINAT5, with translation MMDMDSIECVSSSDGLDEDEIHPHHTTLHPHPHPHTHPHQHHPEFSSSKSRNNGTNNSSITGPNAIAPATSVHELLECPVCTNSMYPPIHQCHNGHTLCSTCKTRVHNRCPTCRQELGDIRCLALEKVAESLELPCKYYNLGCPEIFPYYSKLKHESVCNFRPYNCPYAGSECANVGDIPFLVAHLRDDHKVDMHTGCTFNHRYVKSNPREVENATWMLTVFNCFGQYFCLHFEAFQLGMAPVYMAFLRFMGDENEARNYSYSLEVGANGRKLIWEGTPRSIRDSHRKVRDSHDGLIIQRNMALFFSGGDRKELKLRVTGRIWKEQQNPDGVCIPNLCS, from the exons ATGATGGACATGGATAGCATTGAATGTGTATCATCTTCAGATGGTCTTGATGAGGATGAGATCCATCCACACCATACTACCCTGCACCCTCATCCTCATCCCCATACCCATcctcatcaacatcatcctgagtTTTCTTCCTCAAAATCCCGTAACAATGGCACTAACAATTCCTCTATTACTGGTCCAAACGCCATTGCACCAGCCACCAGCGTCCACGAGTTGCTAGAGTGCCCGGTCTGTACCAATTCAATGTACCCACCAATTCATCAG TGCCACAACGGACATACATTGTGTTCTACCTGTAAAACAAGGGTGCATAACCGATGTCCTACATGTAGACAAGAACTTGGAGATATTAGGTGTTTAGCCCTCGAGAAAGTGGCCGAGTCACTTGAATTGCCCTGCAAATATTATAACCTTGGATGCCCCGAAATATTTCCCTACTACAGCAAACTTAAACATGAGTCTGTGTGCAATTTCAGACCGTATAATTGCCCTTATGCTGGCTCAGAGTGTGCCAATGTTGGGGATATTCCTTTCCTAGTTGCCCATCTGAGAGATGATCACAAAGTTGACATGCATACAGGTTGCACATTCAACCATCGGTATGTCAAGTCAAATCCCCGAGAAGTAGAGAATGCCACTTGGATGCTCACA GTTTTCAACTGTTTCGGACAATACTTTTGCCTTCATTTTGAAGCCTTCCAGCTTGGAATGGCCCCTGTGTACATGGCATTTCTACGGTTCATGGGTGACGAGAATGAAGCTCGAAACTACAGCTATAGCCTAGAGGTTGGAGCAAATGGCAGGAAACTTATATGGGAGGGTACCCCACGAAGTATTCGTGATAGCCACCGGAAGGTGAGAGATAGCCATGACGGTCTAATTATCCAGCGAAATATGGCTCTTTTCTTTTCAGGCGGCGATAGGAAGGAGCTTAAGTTAAGAGTTACTGGCAGAATATGGAAGGAACAACAGAATCCAGATGGAGTGTGCATACCAAACTTGTGTAGCTGA
- the LOC115716939 gene encoding pentatricopeptide repeat-containing protein At3g49240, mitochondrial produces MALSKPTFLTHLKTLAKPHHRLYPQPSFLSVRFLSFATPEEAAAERRRRKRRLRIEPPLSSLRRSQQQQQQQQTQPQKTQNPNAPKLPEHVSVLTGNRLNLHNKILTLIRQNDLEEAALYTRHSIYSNCRPTIFTVNSVLNALLRQSKYADLLSLHRFITQAGVAPNIITHNLIFQTYLDCRKPDTAMEHYKQLINDAPFNPSPTTYRILIKGLVDNNRLERALELKEEMDVKGFEPDPIVYNHLMVGCVRNSDVDGVFKLYEELKEKLGGVLEDGIVYGSLMKGYFMRGMEKEAMECYEEAVGVNSKVKMNAAAYNSVLDSLSKNGKFDEALKLFDRMIEEHNPPRRLAVNLGSFNVMAEGYCLEGRYKDAIEVFRKMGDYRCFPDTLSFNVLLEQLCNNGMLTEAEELYGEMGEKGVNPDEFTFALLMDTCFKENRPDDAAEYFRKMVDSKLRPNLAVYGKLVDGLVKVGKVDEAKSFFDLMVKKLKMDIPSYEFIMKALSESGKLDEVLNVVDTMLDDDGVEFSEELQEFVKGELRKEGREDDLAKLMEEKERQKAEAKAKEAEAAEAAKKSARAAVSSLLPSKLFGNKESELESSEANGDTTEASIANGETQADHKESTEVAKEASSSDSTSDSSSDSTSDSGEER; encoded by the coding sequence ATGGCTCTGTCCAAACCCACATTCTTAACCCACCTCAAAACCCTAGCTAAACCCCACCACCGCCTTTACCCCCAGCCCTCATTTCTCTCCGTTCGATTCCTCTCCTTCGCCACCCCGGAAGAAGCTGCAGCTGAGCGCCGTCGCAGGAAGCGCCGCCTCCGTATCGAACCACCTCTCTCCTCTCTTCGACGCTCCCAACAACAACAGCAGCAACAGCAAACTCAGCCACAAAAAACCCAAAACCCCAATGCCCCTAAACTCCCAGAACACGTTTCTGTACTCACTGGTAATCGCCTCAATCTACATAATAAAATTCTCACTCTTATTCGCCAAAATGATCTCGAGGAAGCTGCTCTATACACTCGCCACTCAATTTATTCCAACTGTCGTCCCACCATTTTTACTGTCAACTCTGTCCTCAATGCTCTCTTACGTCAGTCAAAGTACGCTGACCTTCTTTCCCTTCACCGGTTCATAACCCAGGCCGGTGTTGCCCCGAATATCATAACCCATAATTTGATTTTCCAGACTTATTTGGATTGCCGGAAGCCTGATACTGCCATGGAGCATTACAAGCAGTTGATAAATGATGCGCCTTTCAACCCTTCCCCTACTACTTATCGGATTCTGATCAAAGGGTTGGTGGATAATAACAGGTTGGAGCGGGCTTTGGAGTTGAAAGAGGAAATGGATGTCAAAGGTTTCGAGCCTGATCCCATTGTTTACAACCATTTGATGGTGGGTTGTGTTAGGAACTCGGATGTGGATGGggtttttaagttatatgaagAGTTGAAGGAGAAGTTGGGAGGAGTTTTGGAAGATGGGATTGTGTATGGGAGCTTGATGAAAGGATATTTCATGAGGGGAATGGAGAAGGAGGCCATGGAGTGTTATGAAGAGGCTGTTGGGGTCAATTCAAAAGTGAAGATGAATGCTGCAGCTTATAATTCTGTATTGGATTCTTTGAGCAAGAATGGTAAATTCGATGAGGCCTTGAAGTTATTTGATAGAATGATCGAGGAGCATAATCCTCCAAGGCGTCTGGCAGTGAATTTGGGAAGCTTTAATGTTATGGCAGAAGGTTATTGCTTGGAGGGGAGGTATAAGGATGCCATTGAGGTCTTTAGGAAGATGGGTGATTATAGATGTTTTCCGGATACCTTATCCTTCAATGTTTTGCTCGAGCAATTGTGTAATAATGGTATGTTGACTGAAGCTGAGGAGCTTTATGGAGAAATGGGAGAAAAGGGGGTGAACCCAGATGAGTTTACATTTGCTCTGTTGATGGATACTTGTTTTAAGGAGAACAGGCCTGATGATGCAGCTGAGTATTTCAGGAAGATGGTTGATTCCAAGTTGAGGCCCAATTTAGCCGTTTATGGTAAGTTGGTTGATGGGTTGGTTAAGGTGGGGAAGGTTGATGAAGCAAAATCGTTTTTTGATCTGATGGTGAAGAAACTCAAGATGGATATTCCAAGCTATGAGTTTATAATGAAGGCATTGAGTGAGTCAGGGAAATTGGATGAGGTGCTTAATGTGGTTGATACAATGCTGGATGATGATGGAGTTGAATTTAGCGAGGAGTTGCAGGAATTCGTGAAAGGGGAGCTCAGAAAGGAAGGGAGAGAGGATGACTTAGCTAAGCTTATGGAAGAGAAGGAAAGGCAAAAAGCTGAAGCAAAGGCTAAGGAAGCAGAAGCAGCTGAAGCAGCAAAGAAAAGTGCGAGAGCTGCCGTGTCCTCTTTACTTCCATCTAAGTTGTTTGGAAATAAAGAATCTGAGTTGGAATCTTCAGAGGCCAATGGAGATACAACTGAGGCTTCCATAGCAAATGGAGAAACTCAGGCTGATCATAAAGAGAGCACCGAAGTAGCCAAAGAAGCTTCTTCTTCAGATTCTACTTCAGACTCTTCTTCAGATTCTACTTCAGACTCAGGAGAAGAAAGGTGA